One Phocoena sinus isolate mPhoSin1 chromosome 13, mPhoSin1.pri, whole genome shotgun sequence DNA segment encodes these proteins:
- the IL1R2 gene encoding interleukin-1 receptor type 2 isoform X3, with the protein MSDSFKDMGRRYRLWGAGPAVSTSCVLQKFPGVMFTWSMWMLCVSVFTIRPEEHMVAAGSCQFHGRHPKTRFKVEGEPVAMRCPQVPYWDSATTHVSVTWRRNNSTTMVPGEEELRVWVQDGGLWIVPASRGDSGTYVCTVRNASYCDEMSVELRVFEKTEASLPLIFYPQIITLSASGLLVCPDLSEFIGNKTDVKIRWYKDSVPLDQDNEKFLSVRGTRLLVNNVSLEDAGYYQCAMTFAHRGRQYNITRNIKLRVKKREEETIPVIISPHQTISASLGSRLTIPCKVFLGAGIQATTLLWWTANNTHVEDAYKGGRVTEGQRQEYSENNDNYIEVPLIFDPVVREDLHTDFKCVVRNTMSFQMLRTTVKEVVELHPTGLQAL; encoded by the exons ATGTCAGACTCCTtcaaggatatggggaggaggtaCAG GCTGTGGGGCGCTGGGCCTGCGGTCTCCACTTCCTGTGTCCTCCAGAAGTTCCCGGGAGTGATGTTCACCTGGTCCATGTGGAtgctgtgtgtctctgtcttcaccaTCCGGCCTGAGGAACACATGG TGGCTGCAGGAAGCTGCCAGTTTCATGGCAGGCATCCCAAAACCAGGTTCAAGGTAGAAGGGGAGCCTGTGGCCATGAGGTGCCCCCAGGTGCCATACTGGGACTCTGCTACCACCCACGTCAGTGTGACATGGCGTCGAAACAACTCCACCACGATGGTCCCAGGGGAGGAAGAGCTGCGGGTGTGGGTCCAGGACGGCGGCCTGTGGATTGTGCCAGCCTCGCGGGGGGACTCTGGCACCTACGTCTGCACTGTCAG AAATGCCTCTTACTGTGACGAAATGTCCGTTGAGCTCAGGGTTTTTGAGAAGACAGAAGCTTCCCTGCCTCTCATCTTCTACCCGCAAATTATAACCTTGTCAGCCTCTGGGTTATTAGTTTGTCCTGATCTGAGTGAATTCATCGGGAACAAAACTGACGTGAAGATTCGATGGTACAAG GATTCTGTCCCTTTGGATCAAGACAACGAGAAGTTTCTAAGTGTGAGGGGAACTCGCTTACTGGTAAACAATGTGTCTCTGGAGGACGCGGGCTATTATCAGTGTGCCATGACGTTTGCCCACAGAGGCAGGCAATACAACATCACCAGGAATATCAAACTCCGTGTTAAGA aaagagaagaggagacgATTCCCGTGATCATCTCCCCCCACCAGACCATCTCAGCTTCGCTGG GGTCAAGACTGACAATCCCGTGTAAGGTGTTTCTGGGAGCTGGCATACAGGCGACCACCTTGCTGTGGTGGACTGCCAACAACACACACGTAGAGGATGCCTACAAGGGGGGCCGCGTGACCGAGGGGCAGCGCCA GGAATACTCAGAAAATAATGACAATTACATTGAAGTGCCACTGATTTTTGATCCAGTCGTAAGAGAGGATTTGCACACGGATTTTAAATGTGTTGTCCGTAATACAATGAGTTTCCAGATGCTTCGTACCACAGTCAAAGAAG TTGTGgagctgcaccccacaggcctacaaGCCCTGTAA
- the IL1R2 gene encoding interleukin-1 receptor type 2 isoform X1: MSDSFKDMGRRYRLWGAGPAVSTSCVLQKFPGVMFTWSMWMLCVSVFTIRPEEHMVAAGSCQFHGRHPKTRFKVEGEPVAMRCPQVPYWDSATTHVSVTWRRNNSTTMVPGEEELRVWVQDGGLWIVPASRGDSGTYVCTVRNASYCDEMSVELRVFEKTEASLPLIFYPQIITLSASGLLVCPDLSEFIGNKTDVKIRWYKDSVPLDQDNEKFLSVRGTRLLVNNVSLEDAGYYQCAMTFAHRGRQYNITRNIKLRVKKREEETIPVIISPHQTISASLGSRLTIPCKVFLGAGIQATTLLWWTANNTHVEDAYKGGRVTEGQRQEYSENNDNYIEVPLIFDPVVREDLHTDFKCVVRNTMSFQMLRTTVKEAATFSWEITLAPLSLIFLVLGGIWMHRRCKRRTGKAYDLMMELKTSHQILNPIRVE, translated from the exons ATGTCAGACTCCTtcaaggatatggggaggaggtaCAG GCTGTGGGGCGCTGGGCCTGCGGTCTCCACTTCCTGTGTCCTCCAGAAGTTCCCGGGAGTGATGTTCACCTGGTCCATGTGGAtgctgtgtgtctctgtcttcaccaTCCGGCCTGAGGAACACATGG TGGCTGCAGGAAGCTGCCAGTTTCATGGCAGGCATCCCAAAACCAGGTTCAAGGTAGAAGGGGAGCCTGTGGCCATGAGGTGCCCCCAGGTGCCATACTGGGACTCTGCTACCACCCACGTCAGTGTGACATGGCGTCGAAACAACTCCACCACGATGGTCCCAGGGGAGGAAGAGCTGCGGGTGTGGGTCCAGGACGGCGGCCTGTGGATTGTGCCAGCCTCGCGGGGGGACTCTGGCACCTACGTCTGCACTGTCAG AAATGCCTCTTACTGTGACGAAATGTCCGTTGAGCTCAGGGTTTTTGAGAAGACAGAAGCTTCCCTGCCTCTCATCTTCTACCCGCAAATTATAACCTTGTCAGCCTCTGGGTTATTAGTTTGTCCTGATCTGAGTGAATTCATCGGGAACAAAACTGACGTGAAGATTCGATGGTACAAG GATTCTGTCCCTTTGGATCAAGACAACGAGAAGTTTCTAAGTGTGAGGGGAACTCGCTTACTGGTAAACAATGTGTCTCTGGAGGACGCGGGCTATTATCAGTGTGCCATGACGTTTGCCCACAGAGGCAGGCAATACAACATCACCAGGAATATCAAACTCCGTGTTAAGA aaagagaagaggagacgATTCCCGTGATCATCTCCCCCCACCAGACCATCTCAGCTTCGCTGG GGTCAAGACTGACAATCCCGTGTAAGGTGTTTCTGGGAGCTGGCATACAGGCGACCACCTTGCTGTGGTGGACTGCCAACAACACACACGTAGAGGATGCCTACAAGGGGGGCCGCGTGACCGAGGGGCAGCGCCA GGAATACTCAGAAAATAATGACAATTACATTGAAGTGCCACTGATTTTTGATCCAGTCGTAAGAGAGGATTTGCACACGGATTTTAAATGTGTTGTCCGTAATACAATGAGTTTCCAGATGCTTCGTACCACAGTCAAAGAAG CTGCCACGTTCTCCTGGGAGATTACACTGGCCCCCCTTTCCCTCATCTTCTTGGTTTTGGGGGGAATATGGATGCACAGACGGTGTAAACGCAGAACTGGAAAAGCCTATGATTTGATGATGGAGTTAAAGACCAGCCATCAGATTCTCAATCCTATCCGagtagaataa
- the IL1R2 gene encoding interleukin-1 receptor type 2 isoform X2 — translation MQSCRLWGAGPAVSTSCVLQKFPGVMFTWSMWMLCVSVFTIRPEEHMVAAGSCQFHGRHPKTRFKVEGEPVAMRCPQVPYWDSATTHVSVTWRRNNSTTMVPGEEELRVWVQDGGLWIVPASRGDSGTYVCTVRNASYCDEMSVELRVFEKTEASLPLIFYPQIITLSASGLLVCPDLSEFIGNKTDVKIRWYKDSVPLDQDNEKFLSVRGTRLLVNNVSLEDAGYYQCAMTFAHRGRQYNITRNIKLRVKKREEETIPVIISPHQTISASLGSRLTIPCKVFLGAGIQATTLLWWTANNTHVEDAYKGGRVTEGQRQEYSENNDNYIEVPLIFDPVVREDLHTDFKCVVRNTMSFQMLRTTVKEAATFSWEITLAPLSLIFLVLGGIWMHRRCKRRTGKAYDLMMELKTSHQILNPIRVE, via the exons GCTGTGGGGCGCTGGGCCTGCGGTCTCCACTTCCTGTGTCCTCCAGAAGTTCCCGGGAGTGATGTTCACCTGGTCCATGTGGAtgctgtgtgtctctgtcttcaccaTCCGGCCTGAGGAACACATGG TGGCTGCAGGAAGCTGCCAGTTTCATGGCAGGCATCCCAAAACCAGGTTCAAGGTAGAAGGGGAGCCTGTGGCCATGAGGTGCCCCCAGGTGCCATACTGGGACTCTGCTACCACCCACGTCAGTGTGACATGGCGTCGAAACAACTCCACCACGATGGTCCCAGGGGAGGAAGAGCTGCGGGTGTGGGTCCAGGACGGCGGCCTGTGGATTGTGCCAGCCTCGCGGGGGGACTCTGGCACCTACGTCTGCACTGTCAG AAATGCCTCTTACTGTGACGAAATGTCCGTTGAGCTCAGGGTTTTTGAGAAGACAGAAGCTTCCCTGCCTCTCATCTTCTACCCGCAAATTATAACCTTGTCAGCCTCTGGGTTATTAGTTTGTCCTGATCTGAGTGAATTCATCGGGAACAAAACTGACGTGAAGATTCGATGGTACAAG GATTCTGTCCCTTTGGATCAAGACAACGAGAAGTTTCTAAGTGTGAGGGGAACTCGCTTACTGGTAAACAATGTGTCTCTGGAGGACGCGGGCTATTATCAGTGTGCCATGACGTTTGCCCACAGAGGCAGGCAATACAACATCACCAGGAATATCAAACTCCGTGTTAAGA aaagagaagaggagacgATTCCCGTGATCATCTCCCCCCACCAGACCATCTCAGCTTCGCTGG GGTCAAGACTGACAATCCCGTGTAAGGTGTTTCTGGGAGCTGGCATACAGGCGACCACCTTGCTGTGGTGGACTGCCAACAACACACACGTAGAGGATGCCTACAAGGGGGGCCGCGTGACCGAGGGGCAGCGCCA GGAATACTCAGAAAATAATGACAATTACATTGAAGTGCCACTGATTTTTGATCCAGTCGTAAGAGAGGATTTGCACACGGATTTTAAATGTGTTGTCCGTAATACAATGAGTTTCCAGATGCTTCGTACCACAGTCAAAGAAG CTGCCACGTTCTCCTGGGAGATTACACTGGCCCCCCTTTCCCTCATCTTCTTGGTTTTGGGGGGAATATGGATGCACAGACGGTGTAAACGCAGAACTGGAAAAGCCTATGATTTGATGATGGAGTTAAAGACCAGCCATCAGATTCTCAATCCTATCCGagtagaataa